In Candidatus Schekmanbacteria bacterium, one genomic interval encodes:
- a CDS encoding 4Fe-4S cluster-binding domain-containing protein codes for MKDVAKKIISYFSPSYSYVILFVTQRCNARCKTCFSWKTDPQKLKNELSIDEYEKITSKMRDFVWLSIGGGEPFLREDIAEIVNLFHKNCSVSAFTITTNCLQPEKTAEKVEQILKRNNNADIKIVLSVDGTEEVHDSIRGIEGNFKKFVETYSLLYPLKRNFPNLFLFTNTTFCRDNQHNIDELLDYLNSNFHFDGNTMGLVRGDARIPSQKDIDIELYFNAIEKIRSLERETKEIGKFNNIVFDMMTDVNKRTLLERKMILPCVAGKKAITIDSDGTVLPCEMMPQLFPNEDWKLGDLRSFDYDIDALLSSEKSKMLIKRIQDMKCHCTFECYNLCNVVFNYNSGFKILWRYLTGA; via the coding sequence ATGAAAGATGTGGCAAAAAAAATAATAAGCTATTTTTCACCCTCCTATTCATATGTCATCCTCTTTGTGACGCAAAGATGCAATGCAAGATGCAAGACTTGCTTCAGTTGGAAGACTGATCCTCAAAAACTGAAAAATGAGCTTTCGATCGATGAATATGAAAAAATCACTTCCAAGATGAGAGATTTTGTTTGGTTGAGTATAGGAGGAGGCGAGCCCTTCCTGCGCGAAGATATTGCTGAGATTGTCAATCTCTTTCACAAAAATTGTTCAGTTTCTGCTTTTACAATAACTACAAACTGCCTACAGCCGGAGAAAACAGCAGAGAAAGTCGAGCAAATCCTCAAAAGGAACAATAATGCAGATATAAAAATCGTTCTGTCCGTAGATGGCACAGAAGAAGTCCATGATTCAATAAGAGGCATTGAAGGGAATTTCAAAAAGTTTGTTGAAACATACTCTCTTCTTTATCCACTGAAGCGCAATTTTCCAAATCTCTTCCTTTTTACCAATACGACATTTTGTCGCGACAATCAGCACAATATCGATGAGCTTCTTGACTATCTTAACAGCAATTTTCATTTTGACGGAAATACTATGGGACTTGTAAGAGGCGATGCTCGGATACCTTCACAAAAAGATATTGATATAGAGCTTTATTTTAATGCTATTGAGAAGATTCGCAGTCTTGAAAGAGAGACAAAAGAGATAGGGAAGTTTAATAACATCGTATTCGATATGATGACAGATGTCAACAAGAGGACTTTGCTTGAGCGAAAGATGATTCTTCCTTGTGTTGCAGGCAAAAAAGCTATCACAATTGATTCTGACGGCACTGTCTTGCCCTGTGAAATGATGCCTCAATTATTTCCCAATGAGGATTGGAAGCTTGGTGATTTAAGAAGTTTCGATTATGATATCGATGCCCTCCTGTCATCTGAGAAATCAAAGATGCTCATAAAAAGAATTCAGGATATGAAATGCCACTGCACTTTTGAATGCTATAATTTGTGCAATGTAGTTTTTAATTACAATAGCGGCTTTAAAATCCTTTGGAGATATTTGACAGGTGCATAA
- a CDS encoding DegT/DnrJ/EryC1/StrS family aminotransferase, with translation MGKKSFIPAAEPEITEKEIKYVNECVKSGWISSLGKFVTKFEEKFSKFCGCKYGISTSNGTTALHLALDILGIREGDEVIMPAFTFVATANAVSYLGAKPIFVDSEYSSWNIDPQKIEEKITKKTKAIIAVHLYGHPANMGPIMKLARKYQLYVIEDASEAHGALYRGKKVGSIGEMGSFSFYGNKIITTGEGGMITTNKAKWDKRARFLRDHAMSPKKRYYHPERGYNYRITNIQAAIGLAQVERINKILAKKEKIEKMYNRLLSGIKGISFQPQAPWAKKVCWMYSVLINDEFPLSRIQLEQELKKRGIDTRPFFIPMNKLPMYKTNEKFPVAEDLSRRGLSLPSSTKLNNSDIEYICNVIRKLSE, from the coding sequence ATGTGAATGAATGCGTCAAATCAGGATGGATTTCTTCTTTAGGAAAATTCGTAACAAAGTTCGAGGAGAAATTCAGCAAATTTTGCGGTTGCAAATATGGAATTTCCACAAGCAACGGCACTACAGCACTCCACCTTGCCCTTGATATATTGGGAATTAGAGAAGGTGATGAGGTTATAATGCCTGCCTTCACATTCGTTGCCACAGCCAACGCCGTGTCATATCTTGGGGCAAAGCCGATTTTTGTCGATTCTGAGTATTCTTCATGGAATATTGACCCTCAGAAGATAGAAGAAAAAATAACAAAAAAGACAAAAGCGATAATTGCTGTCCATCTTTATGGACACCCTGCCAATATGGGGCCTATTATGAAATTGGCACGCAAATATCAGCTCTATGTTATCGAGGATGCATCGGAGGCGCATGGCGCGCTTTATCGAGGAAAAAAGGTTGGCTCCATTGGAGAAATGGGATCATTCAGTTTTTACGGAAATAAGATCATTACAACAGGCGAAGGAGGAATGATTACTACCAACAAGGCAAAATGGGATAAAAGGGCAAGATTTCTGCGCGACCATGCAATGTCGCCGAAAAAAAGATATTACCATCCTGAAAGAGGATATAATTACAGAATTACGAATATTCAGGCAGCTATCGGTTTGGCTCAGGTTGAAAGAATAAATAAGATTTTGGCAAAAAAAGAAAAGATAGAGAAAATGTATAATCGCCTCCTTTCTGGCATAAAAGGGATTTCCTTTCAGCCGCAAGCCCCTTGGGCGAAGAAGGTCTGTTGGATGTATTCTGTATTGATCAATGATGAATTCCCTCTTTCTCGCATACAACTTGAACAAGAGTTGAAAAAAAGAGGAATTGATACGCGTCCTTTTTTCATACCTATGAACAAACTGCCGATGTATAAAACAAATGAGAAATTTCCAGTTGCAGAAGATTTATCAAGGCGCGGTTTGAGTCTTCCTTCATCTACTAAATTGAACAATAGCGACATAGAATATATTTGCAATGTAATAAGAAAATTGAGCGAATAA
- a CDS encoding glycosyltransferase — MKTSIILPTYNEKDSILDLVEILILLLNKEKFEFEIIVVDDDSPDKTGYLVNERYSNYENISCIIRKNERGLASALKTGIERAEGDAILLMDTDFNHDPFVVPQMIRLITDYDIVSGSRYIKGGGMMGSKLRYWGSYLFNHFIRIMIGVETKDNLSGFVIFRRDILKDFDLDEIFTGYGDYYIKFLYRCKELDLRVCEIPVVYKLRQGGSSKTNFVRHLIGYIITVLKIKLDK; from the coding sequence ATGAAAACTTCAATCATACTTCCTACCTATAATGAAAAAGACAGCATTCTCGATCTTGTCGAAATATTAATCCTCCTGCTGAATAAAGAAAAGTTTGAGTTTGAAATTATTGTCGTTGATGATGACAGCCCTGACAAAACTGGCTATTTAGTCAATGAAAGATACAGCAATTATGAGAATATTTCCTGCATTATACGAAAAAATGAAAGGGGGCTTGCAAGCGCCTTAAAAACAGGAATTGAAAGGGCTGAAGGTGATGCAATACTGCTGATGGACACAGATTTTAATCATGACCCCTTTGTTGTGCCGCAAATGATTCGGCTTATTACAGATTATGACATTGTTTCAGGTTCGCGATACATCAAAGGCGGCGGAATGATGGGGTCTAAACTTCGATACTGGGGAAGCTATCTTTTCAATCATTTTATTAGAATAATGATCGGAGTTGAGACAAAGGATAATTTGAGCGGATTCGTAATATTTAGAAGAGATATACTTAAAGATTTTGATCTTGATGAGATATTTACAGGATATGGTGATTACTATATTAAATTCTTATATAGATGCAAAGAACTTGATCTTCGAGTTTGTGAAATACCTGTCGTATATAAGCTTCGTCAGGGCGGTAGCAGTAAGACGAATTTTGTGAGACATCTAATTGGATATATAATTACTGTGCTGAAGATAAAATTGGACAAATAG